In Chamaesiphon minutus PCC 6605, a genomic segment contains:
- a CDS encoding ParM/StbA family protein: MAKRKRLSAAIDLGSSLIKIVGVCDGAMSAVVMSPELIAVNRGSLDNGANYSLGTGAATATVDYCFVGVNDNYYAVGDLAQRFGALQRFKPLKTESAAYKILAVVAILAQRFGLGHSFDLSIGCLLPPGELMDRALLKQQLMEFLPDFEAPQGKMNVNLVESCFHPEGAGILELYRDRHPTSLRSSVGMLMAGHRNLTCYATKNGVITHFASCDLGFSNWVKEVVKRTAGYKLETLTRAMANYWFAQDATALKPILRRQEERTAAQELAHLIEVLESTNETYCNMVFDWLNEHLPTGIEEMMISGGTADVLKEELVSYFDEKLPPRPELHGKAAIYYSNTGFNLPELDVPPECQSRMADVYCLWQYLMSKPQPKLTKSRTKTTVEAK, translated from the coding sequence ATGGCTAAACGCAAGAGATTATCTGCGGCGATCGATCTGGGTTCGAGTTTAATTAAGATCGTGGGGGTTTGCGACGGCGCGATGAGTGCGGTGGTGATGTCCCCAGAATTAATCGCCGTCAATCGGGGATCTTTAGATAATGGAGCGAATTACAGTCTGGGGACGGGAGCGGCAACTGCGACAGTCGATTATTGCTTTGTTGGTGTCAATGACAATTATTATGCCGTCGGCGATCTGGCACAGCGGTTTGGAGCTTTGCAACGGTTCAAGCCACTGAAGACCGAATCTGCCGCCTACAAGATTTTGGCAGTTGTCGCGATTCTAGCCCAGCGGTTTGGATTGGGGCATAGCTTCGATCTCTCGATCGGGTGCTTGTTACCGCCTGGAGAGCTGATGGATCGGGCATTATTGAAACAACAACTCATGGAATTTCTGCCCGACTTTGAAGCTCCCCAGGGCAAGATGAATGTGAATTTGGTGGAATCTTGCTTTCATCCAGAAGGTGCCGGGATTCTGGAATTGTATCGAGATCGGCATCCAACCAGTCTGAGATCGTCAGTGGGAATGCTAATGGCGGGTCATCGCAATCTGACTTGTTATGCGACCAAGAATGGCGTAATTACCCACTTTGCCAGTTGTGACTTAGGTTTTAGCAACTGGGTAAAAGAAGTGGTCAAGCGCACTGCTGGGTACAAGTTAGAGACATTAACTAGGGCGATGGCTAACTACTGGTTCGCGCAGGATGCGACAGCTCTCAAGCCGATTCTGCGCCGACAAGAGGAGCGAACCGCCGCACAGGAACTCGCTCATCTAATTGAGGTACTGGAATCGACTAACGAGACTTATTGCAATATGGTCTTCGACTGGCTCAACGAACATCTACCGACAGGTATCGAGGAAATGATGATTTCTGGGGGGACGGCGGATGTCCTGAAAGAGGAGTTGGTGTCTTACTTCGATGAGAAGTTACCACCGCGTCCTGAGCTACATGGCAAAGCGGCAATCTATTACAGCAACACTGGCTTTAACTTACCAGAGTTAGATGTACCGCCAGAATGTCAGTCGCGGATGGCAGATGTCTACTGTCTGTGGCAGTATTTGATGTCCAAACCCCAACCAAAACTCACTAAATCTAGAACTAAAACAACCGTAGAGGCGAAATAA
- a CDS encoding chromosome partitioning protein ParA translates to MVKKAVKTAPAGENGTDLTPARTTIWVAISEKGGMGKTTVGLAIAELLTAAERQFFLIDADASTPNVGLTYRQEMYRGFRNSNPVVSEGESTTVSRKDKSSTATKPKGADFILQEQITFTGNADSYFHADKILDIARTQDVLIVMPSQVASYVNRWLEQNDVVGMLADPDNTIDIVFFFITNGTPESIDLFVESVESTQGKIPHVLVKNLGAPTNIRWKHGFDEDGKVRAILDKYGFGSIFFPEMEVAPEDKNKILSEYIPFGEAIDSDWIPFSTNRRLKKWLKEATQALGSTGVIPYHPDYIPEAVVATNLEAEISQRLGSANEASEAPALQDGAQI, encoded by the coding sequence GTGGTCAAAAAAGCAGTTAAAACAGCTCCAGCAGGAGAGAACGGAACCGATCTGACTCCAGCCAGAACGACGATCTGGGTCGCGATTAGCGAGAAAGGTGGCATGGGCAAAACGACAGTCGGACTGGCAATAGCAGAGCTACTCACTGCCGCAGAGCGTCAATTTTTCCTCATCGATGCCGATGCTTCTACCCCTAATGTTGGCTTAACCTATCGCCAGGAGATGTATCGCGGATTTCGGAACTCAAACCCCGTGGTAAGTGAAGGTGAATCTACAACTGTCTCGCGTAAGGATAAAAGTTCGACGGCTACCAAGCCCAAAGGGGCAGATTTTATCCTCCAGGAGCAGATTACCTTTACAGGTAATGCGGATAGCTACTTTCACGCTGATAAAATCTTGGACATCGCGAGGACGCAGGATGTTTTGATCGTGATGCCGTCCCAGGTGGCAAGTTATGTCAACCGTTGGCTGGAGCAGAATGATGTGGTGGGAATGCTCGCAGATCCCGATAATACGATCGATATCGTCTTTTTCTTCATCACTAACGGCACGCCAGAATCGATCGATTTGTTTGTGGAATCAGTCGAGAGTACTCAGGGCAAAATCCCTCACGTTCTAGTCAAAAATCTGGGTGCGCCGACGAATATCCGATGGAAGCATGGATTCGATGAAGATGGCAAAGTTCGGGCGATTTTGGATAAATATGGCTTCGGGTCGATCTTCTTCCCTGAGATGGAAGTAGCCCCAGAAGATAAGAATAAGATCCTCAGCGAGTATATTCCTTTTGGTGAGGCGATCGATTCTGACTGGATTCCCTTTTCGACCAATCGACGGCTCAAAAAGTGGTTGAAGGAGGCGACACAAGCTTTAGGGAGTACAGGTGTGATTCCGTATCATCCCGACTATATTCCTGAAGCGGTTGTTGCTACGAATCTGGAAGCTGAGATTAGCCAGAGGCTAGGCTCCGCCAACGAAGCTAGTGAAGCTCCTGCTTTGCAGGATGGGGCGCAGATTTAG
- a CDS encoding HNH endonuclease, whose translation MTIYLSATLRQLVSQRASGACEYCRIHQTFSIFSHEIDHVIAIKHGGESTDDNLVLACLPCNRHKGSDLTSIDPLTGAITPLFNPRTQIWAEHFQLEGGSIVGITATGRTTIFLLQMNETSRLQLRQALAVQGLYPDLPLNI comes from the coding sequence ATGACTATCTATCTTTCAGCCACACTCCGCCAGCTAGTCAGTCAGCGGGCATCAGGGGCTTGTGAATACTGCCGCATTCACCAAACCTTTTCCATTTTCAGCCACGAGATAGACCATGTTATCGCCATCAAACATGGCGGCGAGAGTACCGACGATAATTTAGTCCTTGCCTGCTTACCCTGCAATCGTCACAAGGGTTCAGACCTCACCAGCATCGATCCGCTCACAGGTGCGATTACGCCACTGTTCAACCCCCGCACTCAAATCTGGGCAGAACATTTTCAACTTGAAGGTGGATCGATTGTGGGCATAACCGCGACCGGACGAACCACAATCTTCCTATTACAGATGAACGAAACCAGCCGCCTTCAACTCCGACAAGCCTTAGCAGTTCAAGGACTATATCCAGACTTGCCACTTAATATCTAA
- a CDS encoding Uma2 family endonuclease — protein MTYTPTKTLTFADFLTQYQNNPRYELADGELIDMEPTGPHETVSGKLAIKIGIAIAQHPWFIPRNCLLRPFIDTATARRPDIIVLDEIQIVNEPYWEKEPVITLGRSIKLVVEVVSTNWETDYARKVEEYALLGIPEYWIVDYRGLGGVAFIGKPKQPTFTVCQLNGEEYSQQQYRLGQPITSSLLPNLQLCLDEILPR, from the coding sequence ATGACTTACACCCCAACCAAAACCCTGACCTTTGCAGACTTCCTCACTCAATACCAAAATAATCCCCGCTACGAACTGGCTGACGGAGAACTAATCGATATGGAACCCACTGGCCCCCACGAAACCGTCAGCGGTAAACTCGCCATCAAAATCGGCATCGCAATCGCCCAACATCCCTGGTTCATTCCCCGTAACTGTCTGCTTCGCCCCTTCATCGACACAGCTACCGCCCGTCGCCCCGATATTATCGTTTTAGATGAAATACAGATCGTCAACGAACCATACTGGGAAAAAGAACCCGTTATTACATTAGGTCGCTCGATTAAACTTGTAGTTGAAGTTGTTAGCACCAACTGGGAAACAGACTATGCCCGCAAAGTTGAAGAATACGCCCTGCTCGGAATTCCTGAATATTGGATCGTCGATTATCGCGGATTAGGCGGTGTTGCTTTTATCGGTAAACCAAAACAACCCACCTTCACCGTCTGCCAACTCAATGGCGAAGAATACAGCCAACAGCAATATCGCTTAGGGCAACCTATTACCTCCAGCCTCCTGCCAAACCTCCAGCTTTGCCTCGATGAAATTCTCCCCCGTTAG
- a CDS encoding RES family NAD+ phosphorylase, with protein MSLSLWRISKRKYADTAFSGEGARRVGGRWNSRGQGMVYTSGTLSLAALEVFVHMEVEDVATMLAYIRVDVPTEVEIEYLEVAQLPPDWRNIPAPAILATMGDRWFRSGSTAILAVPSVVIPMELNYLINPSHPDFVRLAIESPQPFELDPRLWKS; from the coding sequence TTGAGTCTCAGTCTGTGGCGAATTTCTAAGCGCAAGTATGCAGATACAGCTTTTAGCGGCGAAGGTGCCAGAAGAGTCGGCGGACGTTGGAATTCTCGCGGACAGGGGATGGTTTACACTTCGGGAACGCTTTCACTTGCAGCGTTAGAAGTCTTCGTCCACATGGAAGTTGAAGATGTGGCGACGATGTTGGCTTACATTCGGGTGGATGTGCCGACAGAAGTAGAGATCGAGTATCTAGAAGTGGCTCAGTTGCCTCCAGATTGGCGGAATATTCCCGCACCTGCTATTTTGGCAACTATGGGCGATCGATGGTTTCGTTCGGGTTCGACAGCGATTTTAGCTGTGCCTTCGGTAGTTATTCCAATGGAATTAAACTATCTAATTAATCCGTCACATCCCGATTTTGTAAGGCTAGCTATAGAATCTCCGCAACCATTCGAGCTAGATCCCAGGCTTTGGAAAAGTTAA
- the parS gene encoding type II toxin-antitoxin system Xre/ParS family antitoxin, with protein sequence MAPSTQLLDILGIPGSTSLSSAIDRAEVVRRGLSIESFKRVANYYQLSDVEMSKVVGTSIRTIVRLQKEDKPLNSTWSDRLYRLARVAAQAQDVFESADTATSWLKRPNRGLNGHAPVDLLDTDAGTEQVVELLDRIEYGVYS encoded by the coding sequence ATGGCTCCATCAACCCAATTACTGGATATTTTAGGAATACCAGGTTCGACAAGTTTATCTTCAGCGATCGATCGGGCTGAAGTAGTCCGGCGCGGATTATCGATCGAGTCTTTCAAGCGAGTGGCGAACTACTATCAACTCTCAGACGTTGAGATGTCCAAGGTGGTTGGCACTTCCATCCGCACGATCGTCAGACTCCAGAAAGAAGATAAGCCTTTAAACTCCACCTGGTCCGATCGATTGTACCGACTGGCCAGAGTTGCGGCTCAAGCGCAGGATGTATTTGAGAGTGCTGACACGGCCACTAGCTGGCTGAAGCGACCCAATCGCGGATTGAATGGTCATGCACCTGTCGATCTCCTCGATACGGATGCAGGGACAGAACAGGTAGTGGAATTACTCGATCGAATTGAGTATGGTGTATACAGTTGA
- a CDS encoding strawberry notch family protein: MMITQAQTQTQVAVTELAAKLTAGDRLTQDVVIELMSDICGGGAAMGRWNWKQATDLIEAAMVSSILTGSFTTIEDFMDLQALVPHHQIRSEEQIQLQQFSTPLSLAWIVARLAQIKESDTLHEPSAGTGILVAATISQLNGAFPHKIILNEISKSRNALLHELFPTCGSIYTVDAEHLNDVLPQGEQPTLIVMNPPFSASVGRSKRNPDACLKHLRSALLRLQPNGRLVAIVAHWLSPEKYPEYFASLPARLQLSLFVDGSHYRYHGTSMDVRILVFDKITNVEPMRSLAQPLLRSIDLKFSVTAKELASLTMEATPNRQIVKYWEREELLIAAAATVPNPFVELPLFQLGLQPQLTIIPVIDSPADPRPEKIVRIEKPEPVVETLDRFGELVRLTYQPAVKQEVKTIDAVYTPYQASAIQIPGAAPHPTPLAESIAMAAIKAPYPTVQPLLPQRILTKGLASHPQLEALIYVCEAHSKFLDTRWYIAENKQIAVANPDNPDGKYHRQAASIGDSTGVGKGVEAALIILANWCEGRRKAIWVSKNEALLEDARRDWQRLGGSSHQVVPLSKFKQGESICLAEGILFVTYGGLRSPAKGSKKSRVDQIIDWVGADWDGAICFDEAHMLGNAAGDDGERGQTKASAQALAGTQLINHLANARVTYLSATGAAKVSSLSYYQRMGLWQTKAFPFTSRAAFISEMEASGTSALELVAQDLKRLGIYVARTLSFEGVKFETVVHKLTPAQREIWDTYAHAFVYIHHQIDEVLRSIGLENESGKCTNGRAKAAVSSQFESAKQRFFNALLCAAKTDTLIEWIERDLAEGRSCVIQIVSTNEALMNRKLADIPTSQWGDMRAVDFTPRENIIDYLMNSFPINLYQTYVDDSGATKSELMTDPEGNPIVSQEALALRDGLIERMSVLPPVNGLLDQINWHFGHHQVAEITGRSQRIILEDGRYQLAQRPGASNLAETAAFQSGEKRVLIFSAAGGTGRSYHADLACANQQLRRHYLVEAGFEPIVACQGVGRSHRSNQAQPPEIVLLTSDVKGELRFTATIASRLSSLGAITKGQRNTGNNGLFRGILDFTSPYAKSALAEFFADMNAQGIDGISPTEFAEYTGLKLLNKDGNLSDNLPQMNTFLNRLLALKIDLQNRLFADFEQRILERIAQAKANGTFERGVQTIWAEGGFEVVDTQLLSTHSSGGETICYAIDKLNKPKQISVERAQQAALQSGFRYYRHIKNGNLAIAHVTDQHTHRGNIVDIVTLYHPVHPKTYQRLDKPDFDKVWMPEIPNGQYWRQWQQLLDLAPEFDRERIYLCCGLLLPIWGQLPGSPRVYRLQTNDGRLLLGREIDKLKIDKVYRDFGIAGDSKLTGDEIFQLVWERNEVTSAGQWQLQRNYYKGEDRLEVVAVYGSDKIDWLKALGCFTEIINYRTKVFIPVDTAIEIIDKLITG; encoded by the coding sequence ATGATGATTACTCAAGCTCAGACTCAGACTCAAGTAGCTGTGACCGAATTAGCTGCTAAATTAACCGCTGGCGACAGATTGACTCAAGATGTTGTCATCGAATTGATGAGCGATATCTGTGGTGGTGGCGCAGCAATGGGACGCTGGAATTGGAAACAAGCTACCGATCTGATTGAAGCAGCAATGGTAAGTTCGATCCTCACTGGCAGTTTTACTACGATCGAGGATTTCATGGATCTTCAGGCTCTAGTTCCGCACCACCAAATCCGCTCGGAGGAACAGATCCAGTTGCAACAGTTCTCGACTCCCCTCTCACTCGCCTGGATTGTCGCGCGACTGGCTCAAATCAAGGAAAGCGACACCCTGCACGAACCGAGCGCGGGGACGGGGATTTTGGTGGCTGCTACGATTAGCCAACTTAATGGCGCATTCCCACACAAAATTATCCTCAATGAGATTTCCAAGTCGCGGAATGCCTTACTTCACGAGCTATTCCCTACCTGTGGCTCGATTTACACTGTGGATGCAGAGCATCTCAACGATGTACTGCCCCAAGGCGAACAGCCAACTCTGATTGTGATGAATCCGCCCTTTAGTGCCTCAGTCGGTAGAAGCAAACGCAATCCCGATGCTTGCCTCAAACATCTAAGATCGGCTCTATTGAGGCTGCAACCCAATGGCAGACTGGTAGCAATTGTCGCTCATTGGCTCTCTCCTGAAAAGTACCCCGAATACTTTGCCAGCCTCCCCGCTCGATTACAACTGAGTCTATTCGTCGATGGCAGTCACTATCGCTATCACGGCACATCGATGGATGTCCGCATTTTGGTGTTCGATAAGATTACCAACGTAGAACCGATGAGATCGTTGGCGCAGCCTCTCCTCCGGAGTATCGATCTTAAGTTCTCCGTCACTGCCAAAGAACTGGCAAGCTTAACAATGGAAGCCACGCCTAACCGTCAGATTGTCAAATATTGGGAGCGGGAGGAATTATTAATAGCTGCTGCCGCTACTGTCCCCAACCCCTTTGTGGAACTGCCCTTATTCCAACTGGGCTTGCAACCACAGTTAACCATCATCCCCGTTATCGATTCTCCCGCAGATCCGCGCCCAGAAAAGATCGTGCGAATCGAGAAACCCGAACCTGTGGTCGAGACGTTAGATCGATTTGGCGAATTGGTGCGATTGACTTATCAACCCGCCGTCAAACAAGAAGTCAAGACAATCGATGCCGTATACACACCGTACCAAGCCAGTGCGATTCAGATCCCTGGCGCGGCACCACATCCTACCCCATTAGCAGAATCGATCGCAATGGCGGCAATTAAGGCTCCCTATCCTACCGTCCAACCACTACTGCCCCAGCGGATTCTAACGAAAGGATTAGCCTCACACCCGCAATTGGAAGCGCTGATCTATGTGTGTGAGGCGCATAGTAAATTTCTGGATACCCGTTGGTACATTGCCGAGAATAAACAGATCGCTGTCGCCAATCCCGACAATCCCGACGGCAAATATCACCGTCAAGCAGCTAGTATCGGCGATTCTACAGGCGTAGGTAAGGGCGTGGAGGCGGCTTTAATTATCCTTGCCAACTGGTGTGAGGGACGCAGAAAAGCGATTTGGGTGAGTAAAAATGAAGCTCTCCTCGAAGATGCCAGACGCGATTGGCAACGGTTGGGTGGCAGTTCCCATCAAGTCGTCCCCTTATCGAAATTCAAGCAGGGCGAATCTATCTGTCTAGCTGAAGGTATCTTATTCGTTACCTATGGCGGGTTGCGGAGTCCAGCTAAGGGCAGCAAGAAATCTAGGGTAGACCAGATTATCGACTGGGTGGGCGCGGATTGGGATGGGGCGATCTGTTTCGATGAGGCGCACATGCTGGGCAATGCGGCTGGTGACGATGGAGAGCGGGGACAAACCAAAGCTTCCGCTCAAGCGTTGGCTGGTACTCAGTTAATTAACCATTTAGCCAATGCTAGAGTCACATATCTGAGTGCGACAGGTGCGGCTAAGGTTTCGAGTCTCAGCTATTACCAACGGATGGGATTGTGGCAGACTAAAGCTTTCCCGTTTACATCCAGAGCGGCGTTTATCAGCGAGATGGAAGCATCCGGTACATCTGCTCTGGAGTTAGTCGCTCAAGATCTCAAGCGATTGGGGATCTACGTCGCCAGGACGCTGAGTTTTGAGGGGGTGAAGTTTGAAACTGTCGTTCATAAACTAACGCCAGCACAGCGAGAAATTTGGGATACCTATGCCCACGCCTTTGTCTATATCCACCACCAAATCGATGAAGTTCTGCGATCGATCGGGTTGGAAAATGAGAGCGGTAAATGTACCAACGGCAGAGCTAAAGCAGCGGTTAGCAGTCAATTCGAGTCTGCCAAACAACGCTTTTTTAATGCCCTATTATGCGCTGCTAAAACTGACACTTTAATCGAATGGATCGAACGGGACTTGGCTGAAGGTCGCTCTTGTGTGATTCAAATTGTCTCGACGAATGAGGCTCTAATGAATCGCAAGTTAGCCGATATTCCCACCAGTCAGTGGGGAGATATGCGGGCTGTCGATTTCACCCCCAGAGAAAATATCATCGACTATTTGATGAACTCCTTCCCCATCAACCTCTATCAAACCTATGTAGACGACAGCGGCGCGACTAAAAGCGAATTGATGACCGACCCCGAAGGTAATCCCATTGTCTCCCAAGAGGCACTAGCACTGCGAGATGGACTGATCGAGCGGATGTCGGTACTCCCCCCTGTGAACGGACTGTTAGACCAGATCAACTGGCATTTTGGTCATCACCAGGTTGCAGAAATTACTGGGCGCAGTCAGCGGATTATCCTGGAAGACGGACGGTATCAACTAGCTCAACGTCCTGGCGCGAGCAATCTTGCCGAAACTGCTGCGTTCCAATCTGGCGAGAAACGAGTGCTGATTTTCTCCGCTGCGGGGGGTACCGGACGCAGTTATCACGCCGATCTCGCTTGTGCCAACCAACAATTGCGCCGCCACTATCTAGTCGAGGCTGGCTTCGAGCCGATAGTTGCTTGCCAGGGGGTCGGCAGATCGCACCGCAGCAATCAAGCCCAACCGCCAGAAATCGTCTTGCTCACCAGCGATGTCAAGGGAGAATTGCGGTTTACAGCGACGATTGCCAGCCGTCTCAGTTCCCTGGGTGCCATTACTAAGGGGCAGCGCAACACGGGGAATAATGGGCTATTTCGCGGCATTCTCGACTTCACCAGCCCCTATGCTAAGTCAGCCCTGGCAGAGTTCTTTGCCGACATGAACGCGCAAGGAATCGATGGGATTTCACCAACAGAATTTGCCGAATATACCGGACTCAAACTCCTGAATAAGGATGGGAATTTATCCGACAATCTGCCCCAGATGAACACCTTTCTCAATCGGCTCTTAGCTCTCAAAATCGACCTCCAAAATCGGTTATTCGCCGACTTCGAGCAGCGGATTCTAGAGCGGATCGCCCAAGCTAAAGCCAATGGCACCTTCGAGCGTGGGGTACAGACAATTTGGGCGGAGGGTGGATTTGAGGTGGTCGATACCCAATTATTGAGTACCCATTCTTCTGGCGGTGAAACGATCTGTTATGCGATCGATAAACTGAATAAACCGAAGCAGATCTCGGTCGAACGCGCCCAACAAGCCGCTCTCCAATCTGGTTTCCGCTATTACCGTCATATTAAAAATGGTAATTTAGCGATCGCTCACGTCACCGACCAGCATACCCACCGTGGCAATATTGTCGATATAGTCACCCTCTATCACCCCGTCCATCCCAAAACCTATCAACGGTTAGATAAACCCGACTTCGATAAGGTCTGGATGCCCGAAATTCCTAACGGTCAATATTGGCGACAGTGGCAGCAATTGCTCGATTTGGCACCTGAGTTCGATCGAGAACGGATCTATCTGTGCTGTGGATTGTTGCTGCCAATCTGGGGACAATTGCCAGGAAGTCCTCGTGTCTATCGACTCCAAACTAACGATGGTCGGTTGTTACTGGGACGAGAAATCGACAAGCTGAAAATCGATAAGGTATATCGGGATTTTGGCATTGCTGGCGATTCTAAACTGACTGGCGATGAAATCTTCCAATTAGTTTGGGAACGCAATGAGGTTACATCGGCTGGACAGTGGCAGTTACAGCGAAACTATTATAAAGGGGAAGATCGGTTGGAAGTAGTGGCTGTTTATGGTAGCGATAAAATCGATTGGCTCAAGGCTTTGGGCTGTTTTACAGAGATTATCAACTATCGAACTAAGGTGTTTATTCCGGTTGATACTGCGATCGAGATTATCGATAAGCTGATAACTGGTTGA
- a CDS encoding vWA domain-containing protein: MSGLINPLAAIIQQASQLPDTGVAANYHQRIGTGNPDIWCLLLDTSGSMDAECKGKERRIDVLRKAVEGLDWRNYKLFTFDSVVAEITSPDGLWRCGGSTALDLALDRIVALQPARTVVISDGEPNSELDAIAAAKRLTGTISTIHIGDDRDRDAIAFMRKLAELGCGSTYIQDLGRGHVELSATIVALATGGNRLMLPPSRS, encoded by the coding sequence ATGAGTGGTTTAATTAACCCATTAGCAGCAATTATTCAACAAGCATCCCAATTGCCGGATACAGGCGTTGCTGCTAATTATCATCAGCGGATTGGAACTGGAAATCCCGATATTTGGTGCTTGCTACTAGATACTTCAGGATCGATGGATGCTGAGTGCAAAGGCAAAGAACGTCGGATTGATGTGCTACGAAAAGCTGTGGAAGGTCTAGATTGGCGTAACTACAAGCTATTTACCTTTGACTCTGTAGTTGCTGAAATTACTAGTCCTGACGGTTTATGGCGATGTGGTGGCAGTACTGCTTTGGATCTAGCACTCGATCGAATTGTTGCCCTCCAACCAGCTCGTACCGTCGTGATTTCTGATGGTGAGCCGAATAGCGAACTAGATGCGATTGCTGCTGCAAAGCGATTAACTGGCACCATTTCTACGATCCACATTGGTGACGATCGAGATCGGGATGCGATCGCGTTTATGCGAAAACTGGCGGAGCTAGGTTGTGGCAGTACCTACATCCAAGATCTCGGTCGAGGTCATGTGGAACTAAGTGCCACTATCGTTGCCTTGGCTACCGGAGGTAATCGATTGATGCTACCACCTTCAAGATCTTGA
- a CDS encoding siphovirus Gp157 family protein, with amino-acid sequence MTSLLDLELSRDDLVEQIMAFIEEEEVEGKTDPIALINSFDELEAQIATKVDAIAAVVAAKEGEIAYLRKRRDNFNSQIEVRENALSNFKTYLEKILENRADSTIKGREATIKLVKNGGKQPLWTNENIPAKDFPANLVTVQTSYKVCTETIRKQLAESGAKELVINGEVLAQLQPRGTHLRIG; translated from the coding sequence ATGACATCATTATTAGATTTAGAATTAAGCCGCGACGATTTAGTCGAACAAATTATGGCTTTTATTGAAGAGGAAGAAGTAGAGGGGAAAACCGATCCTATCGCCTTAATTAATAGCTTTGATGAGTTAGAGGCGCAAATTGCCACTAAGGTAGATGCTATTGCTGCGGTAGTTGCAGCCAAAGAGGGGGAAATTGCTTATCTCCGAAAACGCCGCGACAACTTCAATAGTCAGATTGAAGTCAGGGAAAATGCCTTGTCAAACTTCAAAACTTACCTCGAGAAAATCTTAGAGAATCGTGCTGACTCGACTATTAAAGGTCGAGAAGCGACTATCAAACTCGTCAAGAATGGTGGAAAACAACCGCTATGGACTAATGAGAATATTCCCGCGAAAGATTTTCCGGCAAATCTAGTCACAGTCCAAACTAGTTATAAAGTTTGTACCGAGACGATTCGGAAACAGTTAGCGGAGTCTGGTGCAAAGGAATTGGTAATTAATGGGGAAGTTTTAGCCCAGCTTCAGCCCAGAGGAACTCACCTCAGAATTGGTTAA
- a CDS encoding DUF932 domain-containing protein has product MKTGRTIVELAQELLEQQETKRDFHASTKSLTMVPSGKFQLETTSGLELMPATAYAHAQMASKLSIPKVYYDRMMRQSPDLLAENVNHWLDERQDETSLIRTLRGQMRAFLSSRYRIVDNHEILAMVLPELSEMGSGIKIASCQVTDERMYLKVINTDIEAAIAVGDPVQAGFILSNGEIGNSSISVEPFIMRLACTNGLILKDKKQRKNHAGRSAENSDLYAIDTIQAIDDAFKLKVRDLVRNAISISTFQEAVADMQGARYNPITGNPVKAVEVTARSIGLSENESGLVLKHLIDAGDLSQFGMLNAVTRTAEDIGSYDRATEVERLGSSVLYLPTTTWLEIATANS; this is encoded by the coding sequence ATGAAAACTGGACGCACGATTGTCGAACTAGCTCAAGAGTTATTAGAACAGCAGGAAACCAAACGGGATTTCCATGCCAGCACCAAAAGTTTGACAATGGTGCCTAGTGGGAAATTTCAATTGGAGACAACCAGCGGCTTGGAATTAATGCCAGCTACTGCCTATGCTCATGCACAGATGGCAAGTAAGCTCAGTATTCCGAAAGTTTATTACGATCGGATGATGAGACAGTCGCCAGATCTTTTGGCAGAAAATGTCAACCACTGGTTAGATGAACGGCAAGATGAAACGAGTCTCATTCGTACTCTGCGTGGTCAAATGCGGGCATTTTTGAGTAGCCGATATCGGATTGTCGATAATCATGAAATTCTTGCAATGGTATTACCAGAACTCAGTGAGATGGGTAGTGGTATTAAAATTGCAAGTTGCCAAGTAACCGACGAAAGAATGTATCTCAAGGTCATCAACACGGATATCGAAGCGGCAATTGCAGTCGGCGATCCAGTTCAAGCTGGCTTTATTTTGAGTAATGGTGAAATCGGGAATAGTTCGATTTCTGTCGAACCATTTATCATGAGACTCGCGTGTACTAATGGTCTAATTCTCAAAGATAAGAAGCAACGTAAAAATCATGCCGGACGTAGTGCTGAAAATAGCGATTTATATGCCATTGATACTATCCAAGCGATCGATGATGCTTTCAAGCTAAAAGTTCGTGACTTAGTGCGAAATGCAATTAGTATCTCCACCTTCCAGGAAGCTGTTGCAGACATGCAAGGAGCCAGATATAACCCGATTACTGGTAATCCAGTTAAGGCGGTAGAAGTGACCGCTAGATCGATTGGACTTAGTGAAAATGAATCTGGTTTGGTACTGAAACATTTAATCGATGCTGGCGACCTTTCACAGTTCGGTATGCTCAATGCTGTCACTCGTACTGCTGAAGACATTGGGAGTTACGATCGCGCTACAGAAGTCGAGCGGCTTGGCTCCAGCGTTCTGTATTTACCAACCACCACTTGGCTAGAAATTGCTACTGCAAACAGTTAA